One part of the Thermococcus litoralis DSM 5473 genome encodes these proteins:
- a CDS encoding RNA-guided endonuclease TnpB family protein: MTKVVLTYRMQHDWNVNPFLKEYQKLLQRAIDEIWENTTWREKRVKHRYSLGRKNYRYYTTTRLIPYFPQSNEFKRELRDELLREWPFAKHYVDSAIKTAYSILKSWRKNYLKGKRRRAKPVVKRKFIRVKTTLMKVKGSKIRVTIKPREEYLELDFSKEWFYERVKDWNVGELIIREDDVLLTFSKEVEFSGRIKISIDSNLTSLDIFHPEKGWIRVDLSELHRIAETYDRIIDMLKSVQRKAPKRIGVLLKKYWTRRRNRIEDYLNKLAVQLSREFPDAVFVFEDLDKFKMLQNGSRKFNRKLSRATWKKIVGKLSYRVPIEFVNPAYTSSTCPVCGSKLESRNGLVECFNCGFGADRQFVGAFNVFMRGLGVALSGAERDEAQVRREG; this comes from the coding sequence ATGACTAAAGTCGTTCTAACATACAGAATGCAACACGACTGGAACGTTAATCCCTTCCTCAAGGAATACCAGAAACTACTCCAGAGGGCAATTGATGAAATATGGGAAAATACAACTTGGAGAGAGAAGAGAGTTAAGCATAGATATTCTCTCGGAAGAAAAAATTATCGCTACTACACGACAACCCGCCTAATCCCTTATTTTCCGCAGTCTAATGAGTTCAAGCGAGAACTGAGGGACGAACTCCTCCGAGAGTGGCCTTTCGCCAAGCACTACGTTGATTCTGCAATAAAGACCGCTTATTCAATCCTCAAAAGCTGGAGGAAGAACTACCTCAAGGGGAAGCGAAGAAGAGCAAAGCCAGTCGTTAAGAGAAAGTTTATCCGAGTTAAAACAACACTAATGAAGGTTAAAGGCTCGAAGATAAGGGTAACCATCAAGCCGAGGGAAGAATACCTTGAGCTGGACTTCTCGAAGGAGTGGTTCTATGAGAGGGTTAAGGACTGGAATGTTGGTGAGCTGATAATCAGGGAGGACGATGTCCTACTAACCTTCTCAAAGGAAGTCGAGTTCTCTGGAAGAATCAAAATCAGCATTGACAGCAACCTTACGAGCCTCGACATCTTTCACCCTGAAAAGGGCTGGATTAGAGTAGACTTGAGCGAGCTACACAGGATTGCCGAGACTTACGACAGAATTATTGATATGCTAAAAAGCGTTCAGCGGAAAGCTCCAAAGAGGATTGGAGTTCTCCTTAAAAAATACTGGACTAGGAGGAGAAACAGGATTGAGGATTACCTGAACAAGCTTGCAGTCCAGCTTTCGAGGGAGTTTCCCGATGCTGTTTTCGTCTTCGAGGATTTGGACAAGTTCAAAATGCTCCAGAATGGTTCGAGGAAGTTCAACAGGAAGCTTTCCCGTGCCACTTGGAAGAAAATCGTTGGAAAGCTTTCTTACCGTGTTCCGATTGAGTTTGTTAATCCTGCTTATACTTCATCCACCTGCCCGGTGTGTGGGAGTAAGTTGGAGTCCCGAAACGGGCTGGTGGAGTGTTTTAATTGTGGTTTTGGGGCTGATAGGCAGTTTGTTGGTGCTTTCAACGTTTTCATGCGGGGACTTGGGGTCGCCCTGAGCGGGGCTGAGCGTGATGAAGCCCAAGTCCGTCGTGAGGGTTGA
- a CDS encoding IS607 family transposase, translated as MVVKEKLYTVKQASEILGVHPKTIQKWDREGKIKTIRTPGGRRRIPESEIKRLLGITEEKGLIIGYARVSSHTQKDDLERQVKAIDQYAKERGWQVQILKDIGSGLNENRKNYCKLLELVTNGEVSKVIITYPDRLTRFGFKTLEFFFKENGAEIIVINEKEKSPREELIEDLITIISHFAGKLYGMRSHKYKKLKESVKKLIEEVEND; from the coding sequence ATGGTAGTGAAAGAGAAGCTCTACACGGTGAAGCAAGCGAGTGAAATACTCGGCGTCCACCCAAAGACAATCCAAAAATGGGACAGAGAAGGGAAAATCAAAACCATTAGAACACCCGGCGGAAGGAGGAGAATACCAGAAAGCGAAATAAAAAGACTTCTCGGAATAACCGAGGAGAAAGGCTTAATCATTGGCTACGCAAGGGTATCAAGCCACACACAAAAAGACGACTTAGAAAGACAAGTCAAAGCAATAGACCAATACGCAAAAGAACGAGGCTGGCAAGTCCAAATACTCAAAGACATTGGCTCAGGATTGAACGAGAACAGGAAGAACTACTGCAAACTCCTCGAACTCGTGACAAATGGAGAAGTCTCAAAAGTCATCATCACTTATCCAGACAGGCTCACTCGTTTCGGTTTCAAAACTCTCGAATTCTTCTTCAAGGAGAACGGTGCAGAGATAATAGTAATCAACGAGAAAGAAAAATCTCCACGAGAAGAACTCATTGAAGATTTGATAACAATAATCTCGCACTTCGCTGGGAAACTCTACGGAATGCGCTCCCACAAATACAAAAAGCTCAAGGAAAGCGTGAAAAAACTAATCGAGGAGGTCGAGAATGACTAA
- a CDS encoding amidohydrolase — translation MGGKTVLPGFIDSHMHLNSLGQSLKMLNLKGTKSIEELKTKLKGYAEKTSTSWILGFGWDQEELGRYPTREDLDEVVNDKPVLLYRTCFHAAVLNTKAIEIVGLEKDEDADPETGIIRENALEKVREVINKTLTLDDYKHFIEEGAKFVLSQGVTAVGFVSVNEKSLRALVELDSEGRLPIRVFVYLNPSLLKELKGLGLTKKVGSNKVKIMGIKVLADGSLGARTAWLSKPYADASTTGHPNISKEELEEIVREAHQLNLQMAVHAIGDKTTDMVLDVYEKFRGERNRIEHASILREDQIKRMKELGVVASVQPRFVISDWWAVKRVGKERAKWIYPFKSMLEQIVIGFGTDAPIEPVNPWETIYAAVTRGKFENVEAYHYTKDERLSLEGSLHSYTYGSAYIMHAENELGSLEEGKFGDFIVVDRDPFEVEEKGLENIKVLGVYVGGSKYY, via the coding sequence TTGGGCGGAAAAACTGTTCTGCCGGGCTTTATTGATTCACACATGCATCTAAACTCCCTTGGGCAGTCTTTGAAAATGCTTAATTTAAAGGGAACAAAAAGCATAGAGGAACTAAAGACGAAGCTCAAAGGATACGCAGAAAAAACAAGCACAAGCTGGATTCTTGGCTTTGGATGGGATCAGGAAGAACTCGGAAGATATCCTACGAGAGAAGATTTAGATGAAGTTGTTAATGACAAACCGGTGCTTTTGTATAGAACCTGCTTCCATGCGGCTGTACTGAACACAAAAGCTATAGAAATTGTAGGTTTGGAAAAGGATGAAGACGCAGACCCTGAAACCGGGATAATAAGAGAAAACGCCCTAGAAAAGGTGAGAGAGGTTATCAACAAAACTTTAACCCTCGACGACTACAAACACTTTATCGAAGAAGGGGCCAAGTTCGTTCTTTCTCAAGGCGTCACGGCTGTTGGCTTTGTGAGTGTAAATGAGAAAAGCCTCAGGGCTCTCGTAGAGTTAGACAGCGAAGGAAGGCTTCCCATTAGAGTTTTTGTGTATCTGAACCCCTCCCTTCTCAAGGAGTTAAAGGGCTTGGGGCTTACTAAAAAGGTTGGAAGTAATAAGGTAAAGATCATGGGAATAAAAGTTCTTGCAGATGGGAGCCTCGGAGCTAGAACGGCATGGCTTTCTAAGCCCTATGCAGACGCTTCAACAACTGGACACCCTAACATAAGCAAGGAAGAGCTTGAAGAGATAGTGAGAGAAGCCCACCAGCTGAATCTCCAGATGGCAGTCCATGCAATAGGCGATAAAACCACTGATATGGTCTTAGACGTTTATGAAAAGTTCAGAGGAGAGAGAAACCGTATAGAACACGCATCAATTTTGAGGGAAGATCAAATAAAGAGGATGAAAGAGCTTGGGGTTGTTGCCTCGGTTCAGCCGAGGTTCGTAATAAGCGACTGGTGGGCAGTGAAAAGGGTCGGAAAAGAGAGGGCAAAGTGGATTTACCCCTTCAAGAGCATGCTTGAGCAAATCGTGATAGGCTTTGGAACTGATGCACCAATAGAGCCCGTAAATCCATGGGAAACAATCTACGCTGCAGTCACCAGAGGAAAATTTGAGAATGTTGAAGCCTATCACTATACAAAAGATGAGCGCCTATCCCTAGAGGGAAGCCTCCACAGCTACACATATGGCTCAGCTTACATAATGCATGCCGAAAATGAGCTTGGAAGCCTCGAAGAGGGCAAATTCGGAGACTTCATTGTAGTAGACAGAGATCCGTTTGAAGTTGAAGAGAAAGGGTTGGAGAACATAAAGGTTCTCGGGGTCTACGTAGGAGGTTCAAAGTATTATTAA
- a CDS encoding helix-turn-helix domain-containing protein yields MKRTITVKLQPSKEQEKALFELAQATAIVWNKINYERLKQFRAFGKIDFAGTEKEAYHNFKDWIGGSTVQQISRKNSESWRSFFTLSKKKKSGELPSWLKPKPPAFIRERNGKKLFVILLRNDQYKIDGNVLELRRLGKFGKLRIQFKGRIYLKGKQGRLEITYDETRKIV; encoded by the coding sequence ATGAAGCGGACAATAACAGTAAAACTACAACCCTCGAAAGAGCAAGAGAAAGCACTCTTCGAATTGGCCCAAGCTACCGCTATCGTATGGAATAAAATAAACTATGAAAGGCTAAAGCAATTTAGAGCTTTCGGAAAAATAGACTTCGCTGGAACAGAAAAAGAAGCCTATCACAATTTCAAAGACTGGATAGGTGGCTCAACAGTCCAGCAGATTTCCAGAAAGAACTCTGAAAGCTGGAGGAGTTTCTTCACCCTTTCGAAGAAGAAAAAGTCTGGCGAATTACCCAGTTGGTTAAAACCAAAACCACCAGCGTTCATAAGGGAAAGGAATGGCAAAAAGCTCTTCGTAATCCTCCTAAGGAACGACCAGTATAAGATTGATGGAAACGTTTTGGAGCTTAGAAGACTTGGGAAGTTTGGAAAGCTTAGAATCCAGTTCAAGGGGAGAATCTACCTCAAAGGCAAGCAAGGAAGATTGGAAATAACCTATGATGAGACTCGGAAGATTGTTTAA
- a CDS encoding M24 family metallopeptidase has product MVVYVDRMKKFLEFLREDDYDGALITPSSNLYYLTGMAPQATEERLFLLVVNKEGESVLIAPKLYENEVEWENSVFWSDEENPYEILERVLASLNLKGGKILVEDTMRASFLIHIERLLEDCTLYPLSGITRELRMRKDEKELSLMKKAAEIADKVFYEIISRELIGKGEKQVALEIEFLIRELADGVSFSPIVASGENAANPHHTPGNRKIRPGDFVILDFLFNSSLSL; this is encoded by the coding sequence ATGGTGGTATATGTGGACAGGATGAAGAAATTCTTGGAGTTTCTTCGGGAAGATGATTATGATGGTGCATTAATAACTCCCAGTAGCAACCTCTATTACCTGACTGGAATGGCTCCTCAAGCAACTGAAGAAAGGCTTTTTCTCCTTGTAGTCAATAAAGAAGGAGAAAGCGTTCTAATAGCGCCCAAGCTCTACGAAAACGAGGTTGAATGGGAAAATTCAGTATTCTGGAGCGATGAAGAGAACCCCTATGAAATCCTTGAAAGGGTGTTAGCTTCTCTGAATTTGAAGGGCGGTAAGATCCTGGTGGAAGATACAATGAGGGCGAGCTTTCTAATCCACATTGAGCGACTTTTGGAGGACTGCACTCTCTATCCGCTGAGTGGTATTACAAGAGAACTAAGAATGCGCAAAGACGAAAAGGAACTAAGCCTGATGAAGAAAGCCGCTGAAATTGCAGATAAAGTTTTCTACGAAATAATAAGCAGGGAATTGATCGGGAAGGGTGAAAAGCAGGTTGCACTGGAAATTGAGTTTCTCATTAGAGAACTGGCAGACGGTGTCTCTTTCTCTCCTATAGTGGCATCTGGCGAAAACGCTGCAAATCCTCACCATACGCCAGGTAACAGAAAAATAAGACCCGGAGACTTCGTGATACTTGACTTTCTCTTTAACTCAAGCCTGTCCCTTTAG
- a CDS encoding metallophosphatase family protein, which produces MAYVAVLANINGNFPALMKALGKIEELKEEGYEIEKYYILGNIIGLFPYPKEVLDALDDLIKTNNVKIIRGEFDQIIAMSDPHAEGPDYIDELAIEPYVKKALKYTWEKLGHEGREFIRDLPIYLVDKIGKNDIFGVYGSPLNPFEGKVLPEQPTSYYEAVMRPVKDYELLLVASPKLPVNAMTRYGRVVCPGSIGFPPGKEHKATFAIINADNLHTKFVEVEYDKKIIEDKIRAEGLPEELIKILYHGKV; this is translated from the coding sequence ATGGCATACGTGGCAGTACTGGCGAACATCAACGGAAACTTCCCAGCCCTCATGAAAGCCCTCGGAAAAATTGAGGAACTCAAAGAAGAAGGCTACGAGATTGAAAAATATTACATCCTCGGAAACATAATTGGATTGTTCCCCTATCCAAAGGAAGTTCTTGATGCTCTTGATGACCTGATAAAGACCAACAATGTAAAGATAATCAGGGGAGAATTTGACCAGATAATAGCCATGAGTGATCCCCATGCCGAAGGGCCGGATTATATCGATGAACTTGCAATCGAGCCGTATGTAAAGAAGGCATTAAAATACACCTGGGAAAAGCTTGGCCATGAAGGAAGGGAGTTCATAAGAGATTTGCCTATATACCTAGTTGATAAAATAGGCAAGAACGACATTTTCGGGGTCTACGGAAGCCCATTAAACCCCTTCGAGGGCAAGGTTCTTCCAGAGCAGCCTACCTCATACTATGAAGCCGTCATGAGACCGGTAAAGGACTACGAACTTCTATTAGTAGCATCACCAAAACTCCCGGTCAATGCCATGACAAGGTACGGAAGGGTAGTATGTCCCGGCAGCATTGGATTCCCACCGGGAAAAGAGCACAAAGCAACTTTTGCCATCATAAACGCTGATAACCTGCACACAAAATTCGTAGAAGTTGAATATGACAAGAAGATCATAGAGGACAAAATAAGAGCAGAAGGATTACCAGAGGAGCTCATTAAAATCCTCTATCACGGAAAGGTTTAA
- a CDS encoding lipopolysaccharide biosynthesis protein, which yields MSYERKVMLRHSIASIVALALFGLSRLIYSIVISRRFGVEVLGKVNSLISQAFLLAVPLSFFAVALGKYASEFLGRGEMEKIKSIATLGFSFPLAGLVLVPFNFYLAILAVLRALQLTFRSFIYGLHKGEVYAYTMIGAFVLFIGGFLSENYYLPYIGLLSGVAIFGFLYLFRERLFGKPSLETLKPLLRYSSFAFLGTVSGVFLIQAPYFLTEKLASPEAAGIVSASLSAAFLLTYLPQVLQSAIMPLYSYKYGKNEMEYVKRLAEDSTKLLSFIVALAVFILMLVGREILSLLFGFNLGREFYLTLMAVETYIAYNPQHSGAELDKICKRRDHNFTPGRCGFSRCLDILDKPFWRIWGCFRALSGISNDTNWHISCGKQEAGSFAHFLYSICCSSFTAVHCISLKNSPVISFCGIRWNIQKRNKKGVRAV from the coding sequence ATGAGTTATGAGAGAAAAGTTATGCTTCGGCATTCAATAGCGAGTATAGTTGCCCTTGCTCTCTTTGGCCTCAGCAGGCTTATTTACAGCATAGTTATCTCAAGAAGATTCGGTGTCGAAGTTTTGGGAAAAGTAAATTCACTTATATCACAGGCATTTTTACTGGCAGTTCCCCTAAGCTTTTTTGCAGTTGCTCTGGGGAAGTATGCCTCCGAGTTTCTAGGGAGGGGAGAAATGGAAAAAATAAAGTCCATAGCAACTTTGGGATTTTCTTTCCCTTTAGCTGGCTTGGTTTTAGTTCCTTTTAACTTTTATCTGGCCATCCTGGCAGTCTTGAGGGCTCTCCAGCTGACGTTTCGCAGCTTTATCTATGGCCTTCACAAAGGTGAGGTTTACGCTTATACAATGATTGGAGCGTTTGTGCTATTTATTGGAGGATTTTTGTCGGAAAATTACTACCTCCCCTACATTGGCCTTCTTTCTGGCGTGGCCATTTTTGGATTTTTGTACCTTTTTAGGGAGAGGCTGTTTGGAAAACCCTCCTTGGAGACCCTTAAACCTCTTTTGAGGTATTCCAGCTTTGCATTTCTTGGGACAGTTTCGGGGGTTTTTCTTATTCAAGCCCCATACTTCCTAACCGAGAAGCTTGCTTCTCCCGAAGCTGCAGGCATTGTTTCGGCTTCTCTTTCGGCGGCATTTTTGTTGACTTACCTGCCTCAGGTGCTTCAATCTGCGATAATGCCCTTATACTCTTACAAATATGGGAAAAATGAGATGGAATACGTGAAGAGACTTGCTGAAGACTCCACGAAGCTGCTGTCCTTTATAGTGGCTTTGGCGGTTTTTATCCTTATGCTTGTCGGAAGAGAAATTTTATCGCTACTCTTTGGGTTTAATCTGGGTAGAGAGTTCTACCTAACTCTCATGGCGGTAGAAACGTATATAGCGTACAACCCCCAGCATAGTGGCGCTGAACTCGACAAAATATGTAAAAGAAGGGACCATAATTTCACTCCTGGGCGCTGTGGTTTCTCTCGCTGCTTGGATATTCTCGATAAGCCCTTTTGGAGAATATGGGGCTGTTTTCGGGCTCTTTCTGGGATATCTAACGATACTAACTGGCACATTAGTTGTGGCAAACAAGAAGCTGGGAGTTTCGCTCACTTCTTATACTCAATTTGCTGTAGCTCTTTTACTGCAGTTCACTGTATTTCTCTCAAAAACTCTCCTGTTATTAGCTTTTGTGGCATACGTTGGAATATTCAGAAAAGAAATAAAAAGGGTGTTCGAGCTGTTTAA
- a CDS encoding FUN14 domain-containing protein, whose translation MNFDFGGIMGDMGIGAAVGFITGYALKKFIKIVLTLIGAYILSLFWLQQKGVITINTDALFNFAESATTSTLSLADKVVGILPGTGAFVAGFYLGFRKG comes from the coding sequence ATGAACTTCGACTTTGGCGGAATAATGGGTGATATGGGTATAGGGGCTGCTGTTGGGTTTATCACAGGTTATGCGCTTAAAAAGTTCATAAAAATAGTACTCACTTTGATAGGTGCATACATTTTAAGCCTTTTCTGGCTCCAGCAAAAAGGAGTTATAACAATAAACACCGATGCCCTCTTTAACTTTGCGGAAAGTGCAACTACATCAACCTTAAGCTTGGCTGATAAAGTAGTGGGGATTTTACCCGGAACAGGGGCATTTGTTGCGGGCTTTTATTTGGGCTTCCGCAAAGGTTAA
- a CDS encoding PadR family transcriptional regulator, translating to MATPMERLKEKMTKEVMWIYILRLLKERPMYAYELKNEIRERFGFEPATVSSYVVLYKLEHEGYVTSEWHESETGKPSRKYYKLTEKGEKLLEDGIKFIEETLNKLK from the coding sequence ATGGCAACACCTATGGAAAGACTCAAAGAGAAGATGACAAAAGAAGTTATGTGGATCTACATACTGAGACTGCTAAAAGAAAGGCCTATGTACGCATATGAGCTCAAAAATGAGATAAGGGAGAGATTTGGATTTGAACCCGCCACCGTGAGCAGTTATGTAGTGCTTTACAAGCTCGAACACGAAGGCTACGTCACTTCAGAATGGCACGAAAGCGAAACCGGAAAACCCTCAAGGAAATACTACAAGCTTACAGAAAAAGGAGAGAAACTCCTTGAAGATGGAATAAAATTTATAGAAGAAACATTAAACAAGCTTAAGTAG
- a CDS encoding 50S ribosomal protein L40e: MARFPEAEARIFRKYICMRCGATNPWKAEKCRKCGYKGLRPKAKEPRGGAGR; the protein is encoded by the coding sequence ATGGCGAGGTTTCCTGAAGCTGAGGCAAGAATATTTAGGAAGTACATATGTATGAGATGCGGTGCTACTAACCCATGGAAAGCAGAGAAGTGCAGGAAGTGCGGATACAAGGGACTAAGGCCAAAAGCTAAAGAACCAAGAGGAGGAGCAGGACGTTAG
- the udp gene encoding uridine phosphorylase — protein MKKFMPADRPQTEEGYQYHIACKPGDVARYVLLPGDPERVPKISSLWDEAKEIAFHREYRTHTGKYKGVPISVTSTGIGGPSTAIAIEELAAIGADTFIRVGSTGAIQPGIEIGDLIIAKAAVRLEGTSKQYVRVEYPASADIEVTLALIEAAETLGVRYHVGITASTDSFYVGQARPGLNGYFPSFAKHLIDDLRQAKVTNFEMEAATLYTLANIYGLRAGCVCAVFANRITNEFGKAGEKEAALVASEAVKILHEWDEEKEKKGKKYWFPSLRKL, from the coding sequence ATGAAAAAGTTTATGCCCGCTGATAGGCCTCAAACGGAAGAGGGGTACCAATACCACATAGCCTGTAAGCCCGGTGATGTTGCTCGCTACGTTCTCCTCCCAGGTGATCCTGAGAGGGTGCCCAAGATAAGCTCTCTGTGGGATGAAGCAAAGGAAATAGCATTCCACAGGGAGTACAGAACCCACACGGGTAAGTATAAAGGTGTTCCCATAAGCGTAACCTCAACGGGAATAGGAGGGCCTTCAACGGCAATAGCAATAGAGGAATTAGCAGCAATAGGTGCTGACACTTTCATTAGGGTAGGCTCGACGGGAGCAATCCAGCCCGGGATAGAGATTGGTGATTTGATAATAGCGAAAGCAGCTGTTAGACTTGAAGGGACGTCGAAGCAGTATGTTAGAGTTGAATACCCAGCAAGCGCTGATATTGAGGTTACCTTAGCCTTAATCGAAGCTGCGGAAACATTGGGAGTTAGGTACCACGTTGGAATTACAGCCTCTACTGACAGCTTTTATGTGGGCCAAGCAAGGCCTGGATTGAACGGCTACTTCCCGAGCTTTGCAAAGCACCTCATAGATGACCTGAGACAAGCCAAAGTCACGAACTTTGAGATGGAAGCGGCTACACTCTACACCCTTGCAAACATTTATGGTCTTAGGGCAGGCTGTGTTTGTGCGGTTTTTGCGAACAGAATAACCAATGAGTTTGGAAAAGCCGGTGAAAAAGAAGCAGCATTGGTTGCTAGTGAAGCTGTCAAAATCTTACACGAATGGGACGAAGAGAAAGAGAAGAAGGGTAAAAAATACTGGTTTCCAAGTTTGAGGAAGCTTTGA